Proteins co-encoded in one Microscilla marina ATCC 23134 genomic window:
- a CDS encoding T9SS type A sorting domain-containing protein — translation MNKKLLFSSLPLALVFILQTSTYAHDPYIRIKKGENLFFHKINFKVDRTKPHIKVTIANILGQTVKESKILRSLSFVPTASLQPGYYILKISSGAYTTTQRMVVTK, via the coding sequence ATGAATAAAAAACTACTTTTTTCATCTCTTCCTTTGGCGTTGGTTTTTATACTACAAACAAGCACATACGCACACGATCCTTACATACGCATAAAAAAGGGTGAAAATTTATTTTTTCACAAAATCAACTTCAAAGTAGACCGTACCAAGCCACATATTAAGGTCACTATTGCAAACATCCTGGGACAAACTGTCAAAGAATCTAAAATATTACGAAGCCTCTCCTTTGTGCCTACAGCATCGCTCCAACCAGGTTATTATATTCTAAAAATATCATCAGGAGCATACACCACTACCCAACGCATGGTTGTCACTAAGTAA
- the greA gene encoding transcription elongation factor GreA, giving the protein MAKVSYYTKEGLKKLKDELQHLKTKGRADMAYQIAEARDKGDLSENAEYDAAKDAQGLLELKIAKLEDTVANARIIDESNIDTSKVSILSTVKIKHQKLKKVLTYTLVSEEEANLKEGKISVQSPVGKGLLGKKVGEVAEVHTPAGKTDFEILEITR; this is encoded by the coding sequence ATGGCTAAAGTATCTTATTATACAAAAGAAGGGTTGAAAAAGCTTAAGGATGAGCTTCAGCACCTAAAAACCAAAGGGCGTGCAGACATGGCATATCAAATAGCAGAAGCTCGTGATAAAGGTGATTTGAGTGAGAATGCAGAATATGATGCAGCCAAAGATGCTCAAGGTTTGTTAGAGTTAAAAATTGCCAAACTGGAAGACACGGTTGCCAATGCTCGCATTATAGACGAGTCAAATATTGATACCTCAAAGGTATCTATCTTGTCAACGGTAAAGATAAAGCACCAAAAGCTTAAAAAAGTATTGACATATACCCTTGTTTCAGAAGAAGAAGCCAACCTCAAAGAAGGTAAAATTTCTGTACAATCGCCCGTGGGCAAAGGGTTACTGGGTAAAAAAGTGGGTGAAGTAGCCGAAGTACATACCCCAGCTGGCAAAACCGATTTCGAAATACTTGAAATTACCCGTTAA
- a CDS encoding HIT family protein, with protein MSTIFSKIISGDIPSHKVAETEDYFAFLDIFPVAKGHTLVVPKKEVDYIYDLNDETLTGLHLFAKKIAVAVKKAFPCERVSVVVAGFEVPHAHIHLIPSNSMADLQFTDKLSFTPEELTEIVGHIQAHLD; from the coding sequence ATGTCCACTATATTTTCCAAAATTATATCTGGTGACATTCCAAGCCACAAAGTAGCCGAAACTGAAGATTATTTTGCTTTTTTAGATATATTTCCGGTGGCAAAAGGACATACCTTGGTGGTTCCTAAAAAAGAGGTAGATTATATTTATGACCTGAACGATGAAACCCTGACCGGGCTGCATCTTTTTGCCAAAAAAATAGCCGTTGCTGTCAAAAAAGCTTTTCCTTGTGAGCGTGTCAGTGTGGTAGTGGCCGGATTTGAAGTGCCTCACGCGCATATTCACCTTATTCCTTCCAATAGCATGGCTGACTTGCAGTTTACTGACAAACTTTCTTTTACCCCCGAAGAACTGACCGAAATTGTTGGACACATTCAGGCACACCTCGACTAA
- a CDS encoding Crp/Fnr family transcriptional regulator, which translates to MKALEPFYQQMGIREPTLRQAIEKHGFVTAHVAQEHLIKTGEYIKVLKILLQGRVRVFQEYEDREILIYYLSQMETCTLSLSACFGDCQSTVSAIVESNQAQVLNIPVRFVTDWCYQYPSWNHFTIDTFRHSYQVLMESYSMLAFKTLNERLWEYLINNTCPPTNNVVLMSHQQIANELGTTREVVSRLLKKLEKQQRIRLGQKSIQIIYSS; encoded by the coding sequence ATGAAAGCACTGGAGCCGTTTTATCAGCAAATGGGCATACGTGAACCTACGCTCAGGCAAGCCATTGAAAAACATGGTTTTGTAACAGCGCATGTTGCCCAAGAGCACCTAATAAAAACAGGAGAATATATCAAAGTGCTTAAAATTTTGTTGCAGGGAAGGGTACGGGTTTTTCAGGAATACGAAGATCGGGAGATTTTGATCTACTACCTCTCTCAAATGGAAACCTGTACACTTTCTTTATCGGCTTGTTTTGGCGATTGCCAAAGCACCGTGTCTGCCATTGTAGAAAGCAACCAGGCACAAGTACTCAACATTCCGGTAAGGTTTGTCACAGATTGGTGCTACCAATACCCCTCCTGGAACCATTTCACCATTGATACATTCAGGCATAGTTATCAGGTATTGATGGAAAGTTACTCAATGTTGGCGTTTAAAACCCTCAACGAAAGGTTGTGGGAGTACCTCATCAATAACACTTGCCCTCCGACAAACAATGTAGTACTTATGTCGCACCAGCAAATAGCCAACGAGTTGGGTACTACCCGTGAGGTGGTATCGCGATTGCTCAAAAAACTGGAAAAACAACAACGAATACGTCTGGGGCAAAAGTCTATTCAGATTATTTATTCAAGCTAG
- a CDS encoding enoyl-CoA hydratase/isomerase family protein, giving the protein MMITISNTELKNLDIEISDGIATITIRRGSKLNALNYDTIEDLRKAMKEVNTNSDILSVIITGEGTKAFAAGADIAELAKLDEVGAKRYSQNGQDVFAIIENCTKPIIAAVNGYALGGGCELALACHMRIAVEAAKFGLPEVKLGTLPGFGGTQRLTQSIGKSKTLELIMTGDMLSAKEAKDLGLVNHMVTTHEELMNKSREILTKISGSGPLAIAMVIKSVNEVYSSDERGYLKEARYFGQSAGTEDFHEGMEAFLQKRKPDFKGE; this is encoded by the coding sequence ATGATGATTACTATTAGCAATACAGAACTTAAAAACCTGGATATAGAAATATCCGATGGTATTGCCACCATTACTATCCGTCGTGGCTCTAAACTAAACGCCTTGAACTATGATACGATCGAGGATTTGCGCAAAGCAATGAAGGAGGTAAATACCAACAGTGATATTCTGTCGGTAATTATTACAGGTGAAGGTACTAAAGCCTTTGCTGCTGGAGCTGATATTGCCGAACTCGCCAAATTGGACGAGGTGGGCGCTAAACGCTACTCGCAAAATGGACAAGACGTATTTGCCATTATCGAAAACTGCACAAAACCAATCATTGCGGCTGTTAACGGCTATGCATTGGGAGGGGGTTGTGAGCTGGCACTTGCTTGTCATATGCGTATTGCTGTAGAAGCAGCCAAGTTTGGTTTACCTGAGGTAAAGCTGGGCACATTGCCAGGTTTTGGGGGCACCCAACGTCTTACTCAAAGCATAGGGAAGTCTAAAACACTTGAGTTGATCATGACAGGCGACATGTTATCGGCAAAAGAGGCAAAAGACCTTGGTTTGGTAAACCACATGGTAACTACTCACGAAGAGTTGATGAACAAAAGCCGGGAGATTTTGACTAAAATTTCGGGGTCAGGGCCTTTGGCGATTGCTATGGTGATCAAGTCGGTAAATGAAGTATATAGCAGTGATGAAAGAGGGTATTTGAAAGAAGCCCGATATTTTGGACAATCAGCTGGTACAGAAGACTTTCACGAAGGAATGGAAGCTTTCTTGCAAAAACGAAAGCCCGATTTTAAAGGCGAATAA
- a CDS encoding lipopolysaccharide biosynthesis protein, with amino-acid sequence MSVLKKLAGETILYGMSSIVGRMLNFLLVPLYTAVLAAADYGFQSELYVYVAFLNVLYAYGMETTFFRYAAKAENDPQEIYNTALSYILVTSTIFSTLLIVCAQPIARSLGHPESSHLIVWLAIIIAVDAVLIIPYARLRLENKAKQFAVTKLINIFVNIGCNLFFLYFCKNIYEGKFLTQYQALVARVYNPDMGIGYIILSNLVANALVLLLLYRSFLRFRFRLNWVQFRPMFIYSYPLMFMGIAGIASQLLDTIMLKYYLPEGYYYGKSNEAVVGIYRACGKLAIFMNLGIQAFKYAADPFFFSRAEDKKAPELFARVMKYFIITGAVFMVGIGLNLDIIVLLLRKPVYREAIGAVPFMLLGYLFLGVYTNLSIWFKLTDKTFYGTWLVTGGALLSLLLNYWLIPVMGYMGSAVALLVVYMGMTVASYLIGQKHFYVPYQVKSALVHIGLAAVLVFGVQFVNLGSALMNFLLHQGLFVGYLALLVVIEWQDIKTLIARLKNRKQPKQ; translated from the coding sequence ATGAGCGTACTTAAGAAATTGGCAGGTGAAACCATATTGTATGGGATGAGCAGTATTGTGGGTAGAATGCTCAACTTTTTGCTGGTGCCTTTGTATACTGCTGTATTGGCTGCTGCTGACTATGGTTTTCAGAGTGAATTGTACGTATATGTTGCTTTTCTAAACGTGTTGTATGCTTATGGTATGGAAACCACGTTTTTTAGGTATGCTGCCAAGGCAGAAAACGACCCACAAGAGATATATAACACTGCTTTATCTTATATATTGGTGACTAGCACCATTTTTTCTACTTTACTTATTGTATGTGCCCAACCTATAGCGCGTAGTTTGGGGCATCCCGAAAGCTCCCACCTCATTGTATGGCTGGCCATTATCATAGCCGTAGATGCTGTATTGATTATTCCTTATGCTCGTTTGCGGTTAGAAAACAAAGCAAAGCAGTTTGCCGTGACCAAGCTCATCAACATATTTGTAAACATTGGCTGTAATTTGTTTTTTCTATACTTCTGTAAAAACATCTATGAAGGCAAGTTTTTGACGCAATACCAGGCGTTGGTTGCCCGTGTCTATAACCCTGACATGGGCATTGGCTACATTATTTTATCAAACCTGGTGGCCAACGCCCTGGTACTTCTGTTGCTTTACCGTTCTTTTCTTAGGTTTCGCTTTCGCTTAAATTGGGTGCAGTTTCGCCCCATGTTTATTTATTCTTACCCGTTGATGTTTATGGGCATTGCGGGCATTGCCAGTCAGTTGCTCGACACCATTATGTTGAAATACTATTTGCCAGAAGGCTACTATTATGGCAAAAGCAACGAAGCAGTGGTGGGCATTTATCGAGCCTGCGGTAAACTTGCCATTTTTATGAACTTAGGCATTCAAGCGTTTAAATATGCCGCCGATCCTTTCTTTTTTTCCAGGGCAGAAGACAAAAAAGCACCAGAGTTGTTTGCCAGGGTGATGAAATATTTCATCATTACGGGTGCTGTGTTTATGGTGGGGATTGGGCTCAACTTAGATATTATAGTACTGCTTTTACGCAAACCAGTGTACCGCGAAGCCATCGGCGCAGTACCTTTTATGTTGTTGGGGTACTTGTTTTTGGGAGTATATACCAACTTGTCGATATGGTTTAAACTCACCGATAAAACATTTTATGGCACCTGGTTGGTAACCGGAGGGGCGTTGCTTTCATTGTTACTTAACTACTGGTTGATTCCAGTCATGGGATATATGGGGTCAGCGGTGGCTTTGCTGGTGGTATATATGGGTATGACAGTAGCTTCTTACCTCATTGGGCAAAAACACTTTTATGTGCCTTATCAGGTAAAATCAGCCTTGGTTCATATAGGGTTGGCAGCGGTGTTGGTGTTTGGCGTACAGTTTGTAAATCTGGGAAGTGCCTTGATGAATTTTTTGTTGCATCAAGGCTTGTTTGTAGGCTACTTGGCGTTGTTAGTAGTAATAGAGTGGCAAGATATAAAGACATTGATTGCCCGCCTAAAAAACAGAAAGCAACCCAAACAATAA
- a CDS encoding LuxE/PaaK family acyltransferase, producing MKFSESFKNNILQLQDADFEQYATELFHYQVAHNAVYKEYVGYLSVKPAQVKRLADIPFLPVELFKSHQIISGNSQAIIQKTFESSATTMQTTSKHHVLDLDFYRKVSQQLFEQKYGALTDFHVLALLPSYLERNNSSLVYMVQHFIEQSQSPESDFFLHNTQMLVDKLKHLQANSQRKILLIGVTFALLDLAEAHTVDLSEVILMETGGMKGRRKEMLRSEVHKALKERFGVAAVHSEYGMTELLSQAYSSGHEEFDMPTTMRILLRDVNDPLYINNNLRYGAINIIDLANVDSCAFIATQDLGKVTGERTFQVLGRLDNSDIRGCNLLVV from the coding sequence ATGAAGTTCAGCGAAAGCTTTAAAAATAATATTTTACAACTACAGGACGCTGATTTTGAGCAATATGCTACTGAATTATTTCATTATCAGGTAGCGCACAATGCCGTGTACAAAGAATACGTGGGTTATTTATCGGTAAAACCTGCTCAAGTAAAACGCTTGGCAGATATTCCTTTTTTGCCCGTTGAGTTGTTCAAATCGCATCAAATCATTAGTGGCAATAGCCAAGCTATCATTCAAAAGACGTTTGAAAGTAGTGCTACCACTATGCAAACCACCAGCAAGCATCATGTGTTAGATTTGGACTTTTACCGAAAGGTGAGTCAACAACTATTTGAGCAAAAATACGGGGCGTTGACTGACTTTCATGTCCTTGCTTTGTTGCCCTCTTACCTCGAACGCAACAACTCTTCGTTGGTATATATGGTACAGCATTTCATTGAGCAAAGCCAATCACCCGAATCGGACTTTTTTCTGCACAACACCCAAATGTTGGTAGACAAGCTAAAGCATTTGCAGGCAAACAGTCAGCGTAAAATACTTTTGATAGGAGTCACTTTTGCCTTGCTAGACCTTGCTGAAGCGCACACGGTAGATTTGTCGGAGGTAATACTCATGGAAACCGGAGGAATGAAAGGACGGCGCAAAGAAATGTTGCGATCAGAAGTACACAAAGCATTAAAAGAGCGCTTTGGGGTAGCAGCAGTGCACTCAGAGTATGGCATGACCGAACTGTTGTCGCAAGCTTACTCTAGTGGGCACGAAGAGTTTGACATGCCCACTACCATGCGCATACTATTACGCGACGTAAACGACCCTTTGTATATAAACAACAATCTGCGTTATGGAGCCATCAATATAATAGACTTGGCCAATGTAGATTCTTGTGCTTTTATAGCCACCCAAGACCTGGGTAAAGTCACTGGCGAGCGCACCTTTCAGGTATTAGGACGCCTAGACAACAGCGATATTCGGGGGTGTAACTTGTTGGTGGTTTAG
- a CDS encoding leucine-rich repeat domain-containing protein: MNHSIDDISNLVRLLNSESTENFQLAIQIAKGMDLPKTFYQGLTKTKYSCWLCLNEELMAPLQEMTTLDFSFMGIKSLPDQLGQLKQLQTLKLDYHRLKQLPEVVSQLTRLETLELFYGMLHSLPASLVQLTQLKHLDLRQNRLMTLPEVLWQMPQLKTIQLTGNLLTVEQIQALQEALPQTNILY, encoded by the coding sequence ATGAATCACTCTATCGATGACATCAGCAACTTGGTACGATTGCTTAACAGCGAAAGTACAGAAAACTTTCAACTGGCGATTCAAATTGCCAAAGGAATGGACTTGCCCAAGACATTTTACCAAGGGCTTACCAAAACCAAATATTCCTGCTGGCTGTGTTTAAACGAAGAGTTGATGGCTCCTTTGCAAGAAATGACTACGCTGGACTTCTCATTTATGGGCATCAAAAGTTTGCCCGATCAATTGGGTCAGCTCAAGCAACTTCAAACCCTGAAACTAGACTATCATCGTTTGAAGCAGCTACCCGAAGTAGTCAGCCAACTTACCCGCCTCGAAACCCTGGAACTTTTTTATGGCATGTTGCATTCATTGCCCGCTAGTTTGGTACAATTGACTCAACTTAAGCACCTCGACCTCAGACAAAACCGCCTGATGACCCTGCCCGAAGTGCTCTGGCAAATGCCCCAGCTCAAAACTATCCAACTTACGGGCAATTTGCTCACCGTAGAACAAATACAAGCTTTGCAAGAGGCATTGCCTCAGACCAATATTTTGTATTAG
- a CDS encoding phosphatase PAP2 family protein, with amino-acid sequence MRQIIRQNSIFFILLTLYLIIGGILLLNHQKGELELWLNQRHTPLGDVFFKYVTFLGDGTFCLIMGGVLLFVRFYYALLALLPLLSGLVTQLFKRTIYANAGRPKSFFGNDSSLNFVSGYEFEHLSCCNSFPSGHTTTAFAVFLAFAFIVRSSYLKALFFFLALFAAISRVYLLQHFFVDTYFGAILGTTTMCLFLWWLEHKKVGESALMQKRLG; translated from the coding sequence ATGCGCCAAATTATCCGTCAAAACTCCATATTTTTCATCTTACTGACCCTCTACCTTATTATAGGAGGCATCCTTTTGTTAAACCACCAAAAAGGAGAACTAGAGCTGTGGCTCAATCAAAGACATACCCCATTGGGCGATGTGTTTTTTAAATATGTCACTTTTTTGGGTGATGGCACCTTTTGCTTGATCATGGGGGGAGTGTTGCTTTTTGTCCGGTTTTACTATGCTTTATTGGCTTTATTACCTTTACTGAGTGGTTTGGTTACTCAGTTGTTCAAACGTACTATTTACGCCAATGCCGGACGCCCCAAGTCATTTTTTGGCAACGATTCATCGCTCAATTTTGTCAGCGGGTATGAATTTGAACATTTAAGCTGCTGCAATAGCTTTCCATCGGGGCACACCACTACCGCTTTTGCGGTTTTTCTTGCGTTTGCTTTTATAGTGCGGTCTTCTTACCTCAAAGCATTGTTTTTTTTCCTGGCATTATTTGCGGCTATATCACGGGTATATTTGTTGCAGCACTTCTTTGTCGACACTTACTTTGGAGCTATTTTGGGTACAACTACCATGTGCCTTTTCCTGTGGTGGCTTGAGCATAAAAAAGTAGGCGAAAGTGCTTTGATGCAAAAACGCCTGGGATAA
- a CDS encoding SpoIIE family protein phosphatase yields the protein MILTRYFGLKWYLTTLMLLVGVGLAAQTSWRKAKKTKQADITVYHINFAPFIYTKNQQVTGLEAELLRYFVKFVGKEYEVKTQLNFALQNSFGEVYSQVKNGPSGTFAASSFSVTSARRKEVQFSPIYMPDISIVISSNNLPILADTNDINASFDSLTVVQVPNSTDVKHIQRIAPYFSNLQYKNIEHFEDAPLMVSQNDNCIAYVQLTTYFTALQDNIKVKRQNLFQINKIGMAIVLPLKSDWDEPINAFFASPEFKPLVNRLIKKYFGDDVTDLIWQIARTESGNDKNVLLLTKEKELKELEIAKKQLEINRQVWQRNASVIAVLAILIIAFFIYSRYQLQQKSNQLLKQKGTELASKNEELRQQQEQILTQQHFIENKNTELERKNKEVAASIQTAQVIQNGILPHEQRLQALLSDYFVLYQPKDIVSGDFYWVAHRDNRVFLAVADCTGHGVPGALMSMVSYMMLDKLVMMEKLDNPADILNRCHVDLQKSLQGSNETNQQGMDIIFLTLTPLENGQVSIVFAGAKRPLYYISAGETHLQEIKGCRRSIGGFHRNNLLFIQHELVLDQESVIYLTTDGFVDQNNKDRKKVGTDTFKELLQSIAPKKLNAQKEDLQKFLQTHMTDTTQRDDILVMGVSL from the coding sequence ATGATTTTAACAAGGTATTTTGGTTTGAAGTGGTATTTAACCACCCTGATGCTATTAGTAGGAGTAGGCTTAGCAGCACAAACTTCCTGGCGCAAAGCCAAAAAGACCAAACAAGCGGACATTACGGTGTATCATATCAACTTTGCCCCCTTTATTTATACCAAAAACCAACAGGTTACGGGGTTAGAGGCAGAACTTTTACGTTACTTTGTGAAATTTGTCGGTAAAGAATATGAGGTGAAAACCCAACTCAACTTCGCTTTGCAAAACAGCTTTGGAGAGGTATACAGTCAAGTAAAAAATGGACCATCGGGAACCTTTGCCGCTTCTTCTTTTTCGGTAACCAGTGCCCGCAGAAAAGAAGTACAGTTTAGCCCGATCTACATGCCCGATATTTCTATTGTGATTTCAAGCAATAATCTCCCTATACTAGCCGACACCAACGACATAAACGCCAGCTTTGATAGCTTGACTGTAGTACAAGTGCCCAATAGTACCGATGTAAAACACATTCAGCGAATAGCCCCTTATTTTTCTAACCTCCAATATAAAAATATTGAGCACTTTGAAGATGCCCCCTTAATGGTGTCTCAAAACGACAACTGTATTGCTTATGTACAATTGACCACCTATTTTACTGCCCTACAGGACAATATAAAGGTAAAACGGCAAAACCTTTTTCAAATCAATAAAATAGGGATGGCCATCGTATTGCCCCTGAAAAGTGACTGGGATGAGCCAATCAATGCCTTCTTTGCTTCCCCAGAGTTTAAGCCTTTGGTCAATCGTTTGATAAAAAAGTACTTTGGAGACGATGTAACCGACCTGATTTGGCAAATAGCTCGAACCGAAAGCGGCAATGATAAAAATGTGTTGCTGTTAACTAAAGAAAAAGAACTCAAGGAGTTGGAAATTGCCAAAAAACAACTGGAAATTAATCGGCAGGTATGGCAACGCAACGCCTCTGTCATCGCAGTATTGGCAATATTAATCATTGCATTTTTTATTTATAGTCGCTACCAGTTGCAACAAAAAAGCAATCAACTATTAAAGCAAAAAGGTACCGAGCTTGCCAGTAAAAACGAAGAACTGAGACAGCAGCAAGAGCAAATATTGACGCAACAGCATTTTATAGAAAATAAAAATACAGAGCTGGAGCGAAAAAATAAAGAAGTGGCAGCAAGCATACAAACCGCTCAAGTGATTCAGAATGGCATATTGCCGCATGAACAGCGTTTACAAGCTTTGCTGTCTGACTATTTTGTGTTGTACCAACCTAAAGACATTGTCTCAGGTGATTTTTACTGGGTAGCCCACCGCGACAATCGGGTGTTTTTGGCGGTGGCTGATTGTACCGGACACGGAGTACCGGGAGCACTGATGTCTATGGTGAGCTATATGATGTTGGACAAGCTGGTAATGATGGAAAAACTAGACAATCCTGCCGATATCTTGAACCGTTGCCACGTAGATTTACAAAAATCGTTGCAGGGAAGTAATGAAACCAACCAACAGGGGATGGATATTATTTTTCTGACGTTGACTCCGCTGGAAAACGGGCAGGTATCTATAGTTTTTGCTGGAGCCAAACGTCCGTTGTATTATATTTCTGCGGGCGAAACCCATCTGCAAGAGATAAAAGGTTGTAGGCGGTCTATTGGTGGTTTTCACCGTAATAACTTATTGTTTATTCAGCACGAACTGGTGCTTGACCAAGAGAGTGTTATTTACCTGACTACGGATGGATTTGTAGATCAAAATAACAAAGATCGGAAAAAAGTTGGGACAGATACCTTCAAAGAATTATTGCAAAGCATTGCCCCAAAAAAACTAAATGCCCAAAAAGAAGACCTGCAAAAATTCTTGCAAACCCACATGACTGACACCACCCAACGTGATGATATTTTGGTGATGGGGGTTAGCTTATAA